A genomic segment from Ignavibacteriales bacterium encodes:
- a CDS encoding MBL fold metallo-hydrolase: MQIEFIGGARTVTGSQHLLHINGKKILLECGLFQGRRSETYEKNKNFKFNPADIDVMILSHAHIDHSGNIPNLVSKGFDGLIYATSATVDLCQIMLRDSAHLQERDIEWVNKKRKKKNESPIEPLYTLDDVEKAMSQFVGVQYNRIIELFPGIKFSFRDAGHILGSAGVLLEIEESNNKKIRLGFSGDIGRPDAPVINSPDILRDLDVLIMESTYGNRFHSPAADVEEEFASTINKVINDGGRVIIPAFAVGRTQTITYMLHKLFNENRIPEVPIYVDSPMAVDATAVFRSHPECLDRETYRIFLQSGEDPFGFSRLKYIKKTEESKELNEKTGPMIIISASGMAEGGRILHHLVHNISNPKNLILFVGYAAEHTLARRIMDGNEKVNIFGEEVEVKAKIKKMDYFSGHADQRELLDYLRLNDINKLKNIFLVHGEEDMALPFREILLKKGFKNVQFPASGEIINI, translated from the coding sequence TTGCAAATAGAATTTATCGGCGGCGCAAGAACCGTTACAGGATCACAACATTTACTTCACATCAACGGTAAAAAAATTCTTTTAGAGTGCGGACTTTTTCAAGGCAGGCGAAGTGAAACCTACGAGAAAAATAAAAACTTCAAATTTAATCCTGCCGATATTGATGTGATGATACTTTCACACGCTCATATAGATCACAGTGGAAACATTCCAAACCTTGTTAGCAAAGGTTTTGATGGATTGATTTATGCGACTTCTGCAACAGTAGATTTATGTCAGATTATGCTTCGCGATTCTGCACATCTGCAAGAAAGAGATATTGAGTGGGTTAATAAGAAAAGAAAAAAGAAAAATGAAAGTCCAATTGAACCTCTTTATACATTAGATGATGTAGAAAAAGCAATGAGTCAGTTTGTTGGTGTTCAGTACAACAGAATAATTGAATTATTTCCGGGAATAAAGTTTAGTTTTAGAGATGCCGGACATATTCTCGGTTCCGCAGGCGTGTTATTGGAGATTGAAGAGTCTAACAACAAAAAAATACGTTTAGGTTTTTCAGGTGACATTGGAAGACCAGATGCCCCTGTTATTAATTCTCCCGATATATTGCGCGATCTAGATGTGCTTATAATGGAATCAACATACGGAAACAGGTTTCATTCTCCAGCTGCTGATGTTGAAGAAGAGTTTGCATCAACAATTAACAAAGTTATAAATGATGGTGGCAGAGTAATTATTCCGGCTTTTGCCGTTGGGAGAACTCAAACAATTACATATATGCTGCATAAACTTTTTAATGAAAACAGAATTCCAGAAGTTCCAATATATGTCGATTCGCCAATGGCTGTGGATGCAACTGCAGTATTCCGTTCACATCCGGAATGTTTAGACCGAGAAACTTATAGAATCTTTTTACAAAGCGGAGAAGATCCTTTTGGTTTTAGCAGGTTGAAGTACATAAAAAAAACAGAAGAATCAAAAGAACTTAACGAAAAAACCGGACCAATGATTATTATCTCTGCATCCGGCATGGCGGAAGGCGGAAGAATATTGCATCACTTAGTTCACAACATTTCAAATCCTAAAAATTTAATTTTATTTGTTGGATATGCGGCAGAACACACTTTAGCTCGCCGAATAATGGATGGAAACGAAAAAGTTAACATTTTCGGTGAAGAAGTTGAAGTCAAAGCTAAAATCAAGAAAATGGATTACTTTTCCGGCCATGCAGATCAAAGGGAATTGCTAGATTATCTGCGTCTAAATGATATAAATAAACTTAAAAATATATTTTTAGTTCACGGCGAAGAAGATATGGCGCTTCCATTTAGAGAAATTTTATTAAAAAAAGGCTTTAAAAACGTTCAATTTCCAGCATCTGGAGAAATAATAAATATTTAA
- a CDS encoding sigma-70 family RNA polymerase sigma factor, whose product MKITKQFTNRESKSLDQYLQEIGKVDLLTPDDEIELAIKIKKGDRLAQERLIKANLRFVVSVAKQFQNQGLSLGDLINEGNIGLIKAAERFDETRGFKFISYAVWWVRQSIMQAIADQSRVVRLPLNRVGNLTKISKAYRDLEQEYERKPTTDELAQILEMTSEEVAYALQIAGRQVSMDAPLKEGDDGKNSLVDILPNDEQPLPDNTLMTESLKKEVANVLSTLSEREAEVIKLYFGIDGDHSATLEEIGERFNLTRERVRQIKEKALRNLRQSKRSGRLKAYLG is encoded by the coding sequence TTGAAGATCACAAAGCAATTTACCAACCGAGAAAGTAAATCTTTAGACCAGTATTTACAAGAGATCGGTAAAGTTGATCTTCTCACTCCCGATGATGAGATTGAACTCGCCATCAAAATTAAAAAGGGAGATAGATTAGCCCAGGAAAGATTAATAAAAGCAAACCTCCGATTTGTAGTGAGCGTTGCAAAACAATTTCAAAACCAAGGCTTATCTCTCGGCGATCTTATCAACGAAGGAAATATTGGCTTAATTAAAGCCGCTGAAAGGTTTGATGAAACCCGTGGATTCAAATTCATCTCTTACGCTGTGTGGTGGGTTAGACAATCTATTATGCAGGCAATTGCTGATCAATCAAGAGTTGTAAGATTACCACTTAACAGAGTTGGAAATCTTACAAAGATAAGCAAAGCTTACAGAGATCTTGAACAGGAATATGAAAGAAAGCCCACAACTGATGAGCTTGCACAAATTCTTGAAATGACTTCTGAAGAAGTTGCTTATGCTCTTCAAATTGCTGGAAGACAAGTATCAATGGATGCACCTTTAAAAGAAGGTGATGATGGAAAAAACTCATTGGTTGATATTCTTCCGAACGATGAACAACCTTTGCCCGATAATACTTTAATGACCGAATCTTTGAAAAAAGAAGTTGCAAATGTTCTCTCAACTCTTTCTGAAAGAGAAGCAGAAGTAATAAAATTATACTTCGGAATAGATGGAGACCATTCAGCTACTTTAGAAGAGATTGGCGAAAGATTTAATCTTACTCGTGAACGCGTACGACAGATTAAAGAAAAAGCTTTAAGAAATTTAAGGCAATCTAAAAGAAGCGGCAGACTGAAAGCTTATTTGGGATAA
- a CDS encoding hydrolase, translating into MILSSILFAEGSKNLNKSLILVKVDKPISIDGVIEDTWGYADSTTNFFQLDPYYNEPTSVKTVAKVLTTNDALYCLMICYDDKTNIQANAGMQDAYTGDIVSIMFDTFYDKQTAYKFAVNASGVKSDSRMLDDARNRDYSWDGIWDGASKIYDWGFVVEMKIPYKSIKYDKNLTEWGLDFDRWRSYNKEDIYWCEYEQSEGQRISKFGKLIFEDFKPSVTGLNLEVYPVGLSKIKYLGNNKYDFDPTVGLDVFYNPSEQLTFQLTANPDFAQIEADPFDFNISRYESYFNEKRPFFTEGNEIFNPAGRERNSGFYRPLELFYSRRIGKLLPGGNQAPLIFGTKAFGRLNDWEYGGFVAMTGETDYFDDDVNSKEPQAYFGSGRIKKQILDNSSIGILMVGKKTKENTYGVLDIDGAFRGSDWQLAYQFARSFENENGDYAASIGFRNINDNWGNLFRIRAIGKDFNVDQVGYVPWQGTLNSVGLTGPMWYFNDGAIRNMFLYFGPAINYEHADLYTDYSAVIGFNMQFRDGWGYEINTDFGKSKDEGIIYNSYSVNLSSWFDVSQKWNANAWGGYQRTYNFDRDYLAFYSWFGFSADWKALDVLQVGTSYDMFIEGNPSGNTEDITYNARPYFSLTPINNLNFRVYVDNVFVRSSDRMERIIAGFLFSWNFLPKSWIYFAINEFRDRSDEYDVNKNLLPNRMHTTDRAGVFKIKYLYYF; encoded by the coding sequence ATTATTTTATCATCTATTTTATTTGCTGAAGGAAGCAAAAATCTTAACAAATCGTTAATCTTAGTGAAAGTTGATAAACCAATCTCTATTGATGGAGTAATAGAGGATACCTGGGGCTATGCTGATTCAACAACAAACTTCTTTCAACTTGATCCATATTATAACGAACCAACATCAGTAAAAACAGTTGCAAAAGTTTTAACAACTAATGATGCGCTTTACTGTTTAATGATTTGTTATGACGATAAAACAAATATTCAAGCAAACGCCGGCATGCAAGATGCATACACAGGTGATATTGTTTCTATAATGTTTGATACTTTTTATGATAAACAAACAGCATATAAATTTGCTGTTAATGCTTCAGGTGTAAAATCTGATTCGCGTATGCTTGATGATGCACGTAACCGTGATTATAGCTGGGATGGTATTTGGGATGGAGCATCAAAAATTTATGATTGGGGTTTTGTTGTTGAAATGAAGATTCCGTACAAATCAATCAAGTATGATAAAAATCTTACCGAGTGGGGATTAGATTTTGATCGCTGGAGATCTTACAATAAAGAAGATATTTACTGGTGCGAGTATGAACAAAGCGAAGGACAAAGAATTTCTAAATTTGGTAAACTTATTTTTGAAGACTTTAAACCATCAGTAACCGGATTAAATCTTGAAGTCTATCCTGTTGGTCTTTCTAAAATAAAATATCTTGGCAACAACAAATATGATTTTGATCCAACCGTTGGATTAGATGTTTTTTATAATCCATCAGAGCAATTAACATTTCAACTTACTGCGAATCCGGATTTTGCTCAGATTGAAGCAGACCCTTTTGATTTTAATATCTCGCGTTATGAATCTTATTTTAATGAGAAACGCCCATTTTTTACAGAGGGTAATGAAATTTTTAATCCGGCAGGCAGGGAAAGAAATTCAGGTTTTTACAGACCGCTCGAGCTTTTTTATTCCAGAAGAATTGGGAAACTTTTGCCTGGTGGAAATCAAGCTCCATTAATTTTTGGAACTAAAGCTTTTGGAAGATTAAACGATTGGGAGTATGGTGGCTTTGTTGCAATGACCGGGGAAACAGATTACTTTGATGATGATGTAAACTCGAAAGAACCACAAGCTTATTTTGGTTCGGGCAGAATTAAAAAACAAATCCTTGATAACTCTTCAATCGGGATTTTAATGGTGGGAAAGAAAACAAAAGAAAATACTTATGGAGTGCTGGATATAGATGGCGCATTTCGGGGTTCTGATTGGCAGCTTGCCTATCAGTTTGCAAGATCATTTGAAAATGAAAATGGCGACTATGCAGCTTCAATTGGATTTAGAAACATTAATGATAATTGGGGAAATCTATTTCGCATAAGAGCGATTGGAAAAGATTTTAATGTTGATCAAGTTGGTTATGTACCATGGCAGGGAACTTTAAACTCTGTGGGTTTAACAGGACCGATGTGGTATTTTAATGATGGCGCTATAAGGAATATGTTTTTGTACTTTGGTCCCGCTATAAATTATGAACATGCAGATCTATACACTGATTATTCTGCGGTAATAGGATTTAATATGCAGTTTAGAGACGGCTGGGGTTATGAAATAAATACTGATTTCGGAAAAAGTAAAGATGAAGGAATTATTTATAATTCTTATAGTGTTAATCTAAGCTCTTGGTTTGATGTTTCACAAAAATGGAATGCAAACGCGTGGGGCGGGTATCAGAGAACTTATAATTTTGATAGAGATTATTTAGCATTTTATTCCTGGTTTGGTTTTTCAGCCGATTGGAAAGCATTAGATGTTCTTCAAGTAGGAACTTCTTATGATATGTTTATTGAGGGAAATCCTTCGGGTAATACTGAAGACATTACTTACAATGCTCGCCCATATTTTTCTTTAACACCAATTAACAATCTAAACTTTAGAGTTTATGTGGATAATGTTTTTGTAAGATCATCTGATAGAATGGAAAGAATTATAGCAGGCTTTTTATTCAGCTGGAATTTCTTGCCAAAGAGCTGGATCTACTTTGCTATTAATGAATTCCGGGATAGAAGCGATGAATACGATGTAAATAAAAACCTGCTTCCAAACAGAATGCACACAACTGATCGCGCTGGTGTGTTTAAGATTAAATATTTGTATTACTTCTAA
- a CDS encoding SBBP repeat-containing protein, with the protein MKISKIVILIVVLCFLSLDLFAQVTQEWVVRYNGPGNNFEDVSSMAVDDSGNVYITGLSGGIGTSSDYATIKYNALGIEQWAVRYNGPQNSTDESKSIAIDKSGNVYVTGNSAGDGTAMDYATIKYNSSGIEQWVSRYNGPTNSTDQSKSIAVDNSGNVYVTGYSQAGQNGYDITTIKYDSSGDSVWVEIFNTPEVGSSDFANSLVIDTLGNVYVSGWRYTSSSTTADNYLTIKYNSAGLQLWVADYNGPANSIDIPSSIAVDGNGNVYVTGNSQNSLVSGADNDYATVMYNSSGVQQWVSRYNGPANGQDESKSIAIDDSGNVYVTGQSTDVNGSTPDYATIKYNSLGVEQWVSRYTGIQNNSGDGAASLVLDNLGNVYVTGTSGSFSGTKADYATVKYNSLGVQQWAERYNGPPGNGIDQAKSIVLDNQGNVYVTGSSAGSGTSVDFATIKYSQTPTGINQTEYSLPEKYSLHQNYPNPFNPSTVIKYQLPISSQVIIKVYDVLGKEVATLVNEEKPAGRYQVNWNASNLSSGIYFYKIQSGSFVETKKMILLK; encoded by the coding sequence ATGAAAATCTCTAAAATTGTTATTCTTATTGTTGTATTATGTTTTCTTAGCTTAGATTTGTTCGCACAAGTAACACAGGAGTGGGTTGTAAGATACAACGGGCCAGGAAATAATTTTGAGGATGTTTCTTCTATGGCAGTTGATGATTCAGGAAATGTTTATATAACGGGCCTGAGTGGGGGAATTGGAACCTCTTCTGATTATGCAACTATTAAATACAACGCTTTAGGTATAGAGCAGTGGGCTGTTAGATATAACGGACCCCAAAACAGCACTGATGAGAGCAAATCTATTGCAATAGACAAATCAGGAAATGTGTATGTTACAGGAAATAGCGCGGGAGACGGGACAGCGATGGACTATGCAACAATCAAGTATAACTCTTCTGGTATTGAGCAGTGGGTTTCGAGATATAATGGACCGACAAATTCCACCGATCAAAGTAAGTCCATTGCAGTTGACAACTCAGGGAATGTGTATGTAACCGGATATAGCCAGGCGGGTCAAAATGGGTACGATATTACAACGATCAAGTATGATTCTTCCGGGGACTCAGTGTGGGTTGAAATATTTAACACTCCTGAGGTTGGCTCTTCTGATTTTGCAAATTCTCTTGTAATAGACACCCTCGGCAATGTCTATGTCTCGGGATGGAGATATACTTCGAGTTCGACGACAGCTGATAACTACCTAACTATCAAATATAATTCCGCAGGTCTTCAATTGTGGGTAGCGGACTACAACGGACCGGCAAATTCAATTGATATCCCTAGTTCCATTGCTGTTGACGGTAATGGAAATGTTTATGTTACTGGAAATAGTCAGAATTCTCTTGTTTCCGGTGCTGACAACGACTATGCCACAGTAATGTATAATTCTTCAGGTGTTCAGCAATGGGTTTCAAGATATAATGGGCCTGCAAATGGGCAAGATGAGAGTAAGTCTATCGCAATCGATGATTCAGGAAACGTTTATGTAACTGGCCAAAGTACTGATGTAAACGGATCAACACCCGATTATGCAACGATCAAGTATAATTCATTAGGCGTAGAACAGTGGGTGTCTAGATATACTGGAATCCAAAACAACAGCGGTGATGGGGCTGCTTCTCTGGTACTTGACAACTTAGGTAATGTATATGTAACTGGAACTAGTGGCAGTTTCAGTGGAACAAAAGCTGACTATGCTACAGTCAAGTACAACTCGTTGGGCGTTCAGCAATGGGCAGAAAGATACAATGGACCTCCGGGAAATGGAATTGATCAAGCAAAATCAATCGTGCTGGATAACCAGGGGAATGTTTATGTAACTGGATCAAGCGCTGGATCTGGTACTTCGGTGGATTTTGCCACTATAAAGTATTCACAGACACCAACAGGCATTAATCAAACAGAATATAGTCTACCAGAAAAATATTCCTTGCATCAAAATTATCCAAATCCATTTAATCCAAGCACAGTAATAAAATATCAGTTACCTATCAGTAGTCAAGTCATAATAAAAGTTTATGATGTTCTTGGAAAAGAAGTTGCAACATTAGTTAACGAAGAAAAACCTGCTGGCCGTTATCAGGTTAATTGGAATGCTTCTAATCTTTCAAGCGGGATTTATTTTTATAAAATACAATCGGGTTCTTTTGTTGAAACGAAGAAGATGATTCTCTTGAAATAG
- a CDS encoding OmpA family protein has product MLKRKLFHPTIIAAIFLLAVVIFVAPTVKAQNVGHPLIKGFEGSVISGQEVKEFDEQTLVIGKVQDDGSVKTVKLEGKITKIDYNDPDNRSSLERIRNYEQAFKKAGFEIKFMCGKEECGHQIGIETIGFYPPERYLTAFQKRKEGNVWIGVFVSAGPWSKIIVVEEKPMETGMVKVTADVFKSNILKDGHAAVYGIYFDTGKSVIKPESDETIKEIATLLKANSSMQVYIIGHTDNVGKLKDNMDLSQKRAEAVVNELITKYKIPTTNLEAGGVGPLAPVATNDTEEGKELNRRVEIVKK; this is encoded by the coding sequence ATGCTCAAACGAAAATTATTCCACCCGACAATAATTGCAGCAATCTTCTTACTTGCAGTAGTAATATTCGTTGCTCCAACTGTCAAAGCGCAAAATGTAGGGCATCCGCTGATAAAAGGATTTGAAGGCTCCGTTATCTCAGGCCAGGAAGTTAAAGAGTTTGATGAACAGACTCTTGTAATCGGAAAAGTTCAGGATGATGGTTCAGTTAAAACAGTAAAACTCGAAGGAAAGATTACAAAGATTGATTATAATGATCCTGACAACCGCTCTTCTCTTGAGCGTATACGTAATTACGAACAGGCCTTTAAGAAAGCTGGGTTTGAGATTAAGTTTATGTGTGGCAAGGAAGAGTGTGGACATCAAATTGGAATTGAAACTATAGGATTCTATCCGCCTGAGCGTTACCTGACCGCCTTCCAAAAAAGAAAAGAGGGCAATGTATGGATTGGCGTCTTTGTTTCTGCTGGTCCATGGTCAAAAATTATAGTAGTTGAAGAGAAGCCGATGGAAACCGGAATGGTTAAAGTTACGGCTGATGTTTTTAAATCTAATATTCTTAAAGATGGTCACGCAGCAGTATACGGAATATACTTTGATACCGGCAAATCCGTAATCAAACCGGAATCTGATGAAACGATTAAAGAGATAGCGACTCTTCTTAAAGCAAATTCTTCAATGCAGGTCTATATAATTGGTCATACCGATAATGTAGGCAAGCTTAAGGATAATATGGATCTTTCCCAGAAAAGAGCTGAGGCAGTTGTAAACGAATTAATTACTAAGTATAAAATTCCTACAACAAATCTTGAGGCAGGCGGAGTTGGTCCCCTTGCACCGGTTGCAACCAACGATACTGAAGAGGGGAAAGAGTTAAACAGAAGAGTAGAAATAGTAAAGAAATAA
- a CDS encoding T9SS type A sorting domain-containing protein, whose product MVDAWGNMTMPGGAVLQALRVRSDDIYTSPSPPFYRRVISYSFITKSGASIDVTAIDTTAPNNGIISTEGVTWRNVGPVSVENQELIPTKFYLSQNYPNPFNPNTIIQYAIGSREFVQLKVYDVLGIEVATLVNEEKPAGNYEINFNASQLSSGIYFYKLQAGSFVKIKKLILIK is encoded by the coding sequence ATGGTTGATGCGTGGGGTAATATGACAATGCCGGGCGGCGCTGTTTTACAAGCATTAAGAGTTAGGAGCGATGACATATATACTTCACCTTCTCCTCCTTTTTATAGAAGAGTAATATCTTATTCCTTCATTACTAAATCCGGAGCCAGTATAGATGTTACAGCTATTGACACCACAGCACCAAACAATGGTATAATATCTACTGAAGGAGTTACTTGGAGAAACGTTGGTCCCGTTAGTGTTGAAAATCAAGAACTAATTCCAACTAAATTTTATTTAAGTCAAAACTATCCAAATCCATTTAATCCAAACACAATTATTCAGTACGCAATAGGCAGTAGAGAATTTGTACAATTAAAAGTTTATGATGTTCTTGGGATCGAAGTAGCAACTTTGGTTAACGAAGAAAAACCTGCTGGAAATTATGAAATTAACTTTAATGCATCACAACTGTCTTCGGGAATTTATTTCTACAAACTGCAGGCTGGAAGTTTTGTTAAAATTAAAAAGTTAATTCTAATTAAATAG
- a CDS encoding DUF1624 domain-containing protein codes for MKEKVRYISADLLRGLVIIIMIEVHVFNAFLIPELRQSGWFGILNFINGLVAPSFLFVSGFAFQVSSGSKLEEMRKLGKAFWKKTGRIFQIIIIGYTLHLPFFPLSKIINEATPQLLESFIAVDVLQCIGVGLLFLFSTRLLIKSDRVYHNFLLASLIVVTFISPLLWNIEFSNFLPLIVANYFNRLHGSLFPIFPWLNFLLAGAIFAKYFVDARERNEEENFIKYITIAGLVTLLFGHLFYSGVFSKTLTSIMPNPIFFLERLGYILVLFYLCWIVDRKTKIKNSFIMDASRESLLVYWLHLVTIFGAFWAGKSLAERIGMTLTTFEAIGVTIILIFIMILAAKIWGWVKKKYPKFASVGVKVFVGVLLIVFILL; via the coding sequence ATGAAAGAAAAAGTTAGATACATATCAGCAGATTTACTTCGTGGTCTTGTAATCATAATAATGATTGAAGTGCACGTGTTTAATGCTTTTCTTATTCCAGAGTTGCGACAATCCGGATGGTTTGGCATTTTAAATTTTATAAATGGTTTGGTTGCGCCATCATTTTTATTTGTATCAGGATTTGCATTTCAGGTTTCATCCGGCAGTAAGCTGGAAGAAATGAGAAAACTTGGTAAAGCTTTTTGGAAAAAGACAGGCAGAATTTTTCAAATAATAATAATAGGTTACACACTTCACCTTCCGTTTTTTCCGTTATCTAAAATCATTAACGAAGCTACTCCGCAATTATTAGAAAGTTTTATTGCTGTGGATGTTTTGCAATGCATCGGAGTTGGGCTGTTATTTTTGTTTTCAACGAGACTATTAATCAAATCTGACAGGGTATATCATAACTTTCTACTTGCCTCTCTCATTGTTGTAACTTTTATCTCTCCATTATTATGGAACATAGAGTTTTCTAACTTCCTTCCGCTGATAGTGGCAAATTATTTTAATCGATTGCACGGTTCCCTATTTCCAATATTTCCCTGGTTAAACTTTTTATTAGCAGGAGCAATCTTTGCAAAATATTTTGTTGATGCACGCGAAAGAAATGAAGAGGAAAATTTTATAAAATACATTACAATAGCTGGATTGGTTACTCTGCTTTTTGGTCATCTGTTTTACTCGGGAGTGTTTTCTAAAACTCTAACCTCAATAATGCCAAACCCAATATTTTTTCTTGAGCGATTAGGTTACATTTTGGTTTTGTTTTATCTATGCTGGATTGTTGATAGAAAAACAAAAATCAAAAACAGTTTTATTATGGATGCAAGCCGGGAATCGTTGCTTGTTTATTGGCTCCATTTAGTAACAATTTTTGGTGCATTCTGGGCCGGTAAAAGTTTAGCGGAACGAATTGGAATGACTTTAACTACTTTTGAAGCAATTGGTGTAACCATCATTTTAATATTCATAATGATTCTTGCCGCAAAAATCTGGGGCTGGGTAAAAAAGAAATACCCAAAGTTTGCTTCAGTAGGTGTAAAAGTTTTCGTTGGCGTTTTGTTGATTGTCTTTATTCTCTTGTAA